The following are encoded in a window of Roseimaritima ulvae genomic DNA:
- the carA gene encoding glutamine-hydrolyzing carbamoyl-phosphate synthase small subunit: MTPSNNDLVHAPVAKLALEDGTVYTGKSAGAGGEVSGEVVFNTAMTGYQEILTDPSYCGQIVTMTYPEIGNYGVNEADIEHQKPALSGFVVRESSRIASNFRSEGGLGEYLTKHNILAIAGIDTRALVRRIRTQGAMRGVLSTVDLDDASLVAKAQASPGLIGRDMVQEVMPSQHSVWEQGLDEWTQVPAGDGSDAPHVVCLDFGMKWNIPRHFHARGNRVTILPGTSTAEEIMQHAPSGVFLSNGPGDPEPLQYAHKMIGELVEQVPVFGICLGHQLLSLACGAKTFKLKFGHRGVNQPVQELATGKVEITTQNHGFAVEESSLPDCLEITHRNLNDDTIAGVRHKATGAFSVQYHPEAASGPHDSHYLFEQFQKQMRQPA, translated from the coding sequence ATGACCCCATCGAACAATGATTTAGTCCATGCTCCGGTCGCCAAACTGGCGTTGGAAGACGGCACCGTCTACACCGGCAAATCGGCTGGTGCCGGCGGTGAAGTTTCCGGCGAAGTAGTGTTCAACACGGCCATGACCGGCTACCAGGAAATCCTCACCGACCCCAGCTACTGCGGTCAAATCGTGACGATGACCTACCCCGAAATCGGCAATTACGGGGTCAACGAAGCCGACATCGAACACCAAAAACCAGCCTTGTCCGGTTTTGTGGTTCGCGAAAGCAGCCGTATCGCCAGTAATTTCCGCAGCGAAGGTGGATTGGGCGAATACCTGACCAAGCACAACATCTTGGCCATCGCCGGCATCGATACCCGCGCCCTGGTGCGGCGGATTCGTACCCAGGGTGCGATGCGAGGCGTACTTTCGACGGTCGACCTGGACGATGCCAGCCTAGTCGCCAAGGCGCAGGCCAGCCCTGGCCTGATCGGCCGCGACATGGTGCAAGAAGTCATGCCCTCCCAACACAGCGTCTGGGAACAGGGCCTGGACGAATGGACGCAAGTGCCCGCTGGAGACGGCAGCGATGCGCCCCACGTCGTCTGTTTGGATTTTGGCATGAAGTGGAACATCCCCCGCCACTTCCACGCTCGCGGCAACCGCGTCACCATCTTGCCGGGCACCTCCACCGCCGAGGAAATCATGCAACACGCTCCCTCGGGCGTGTTCCTGTCCAACGGCCCCGGCGACCCGGAACCCCTGCAATACGCCCACAAGATGATCGGCGAACTGGTCGAACAGGTACCCGTATTCGGGATCTGCTTGGGACATCAACTGCTGTCGCTGGCCTGCGGAGCGAAGACCTTCAAGCTGAAATTCGGCCATCGCGGAGTCAACCAGCCGGTCCAAGAACTGGCTACCGGCAAGGTGGAAATTACCACGCAAAACCATGGCTTTGCCGTCGAAGAATCCTCGCTGCCGGATTGCCTGGAAATCACTCACCGCAATCTGAACGACGATACGATCGCCGGCGTGCGGCACAAAGCGACCGGCGCGTTCAGCGTCCAGTACCACCCCGAAGCCGCTTCCGGACCGCACGACAGCCACTACCTGTTCGAGCAGTTCCAAAAACAGATGCGGCAACCGGCTTAG
- a CDS encoding DUF1559 domain-containing protein, whose protein sequence is MTRRPRFRAFTLVELLVVIAIIGVLVALLLPAVQAVREAARRIQCQNHLKQIGLAFHNYASSYRSFPGYGGEPRPELVYFSDNTANGRLTGANWIVQSMMFMEQEELASRLIEMQNQPSGALTAERLELIQTPLEAFYCPSRREAKAYPLLDQYQSVYGPTGARTDYAISGGSGHVPSDGSSLSERTVVVDKPGVWRMGRRSRAADFTDGLSHTYLVGEKAMDPLEYTSGHCQGDQLPVAGSPRDNDTPSTYLRYAVRAPQRDRRNDCLVCHDFGSAHSAGWNVLMADGSVRMVNFTLDLPVHQANASISGGEVASNP, encoded by the coding sequence ATGACGCGACGTCCACGGTTTCGGGCTTTTACGTTGGTCGAGTTATTGGTCGTGATCGCGATCATCGGGGTGTTGGTGGCGCTGTTGTTGCCGGCCGTCCAGGCGGTTCGCGAAGCGGCTCGCCGGATTCAGTGCCAAAACCATCTCAAGCAGATCGGATTGGCCTTTCACAACTACGCTTCCAGCTATCGCAGCTTCCCCGGCTATGGCGGCGAACCGCGGCCGGAGTTGGTTTATTTTTCCGACAACACGGCCAACGGACGGCTGACGGGTGCCAATTGGATCGTGCAGTCGATGATGTTCATGGAGCAAGAGGAGCTGGCTTCGCGGCTGATCGAGATGCAGAATCAGCCGAGCGGAGCGTTGACGGCGGAGCGGTTGGAGTTGATTCAGACGCCGCTGGAAGCCTTCTATTGTCCTTCGCGACGCGAGGCGAAGGCGTACCCGTTGTTGGATCAGTATCAGAGCGTGTATGGCCCCACGGGAGCTCGCACGGATTATGCAATCAGCGGCGGCAGCGGGCACGTACCCAGTGACGGCAGCAGCTTGAGCGAACGCACGGTGGTGGTCGACAAGCCCGGCGTTTGGCGGATGGGCCGACGCTCGCGAGCGGCGGACTTTACCGATGGACTTAGCCATACCTATTTGGTGGGCGAGAAGGCCATGGATCCGCTGGAATACACTTCGGGGCACTGCCAGGGGGACCAGTTGCCGGTGGCCGGCAGCCCACGCGATAACGATACGCCCAGCACTTACCTGCGATACGCCGTCCGCGCCCCGCAGCGGGACCGCCGCAACGACTGTTTGGTCTGCCACGATTTCGGCAGCGCTCACAGTGCGGGGTGGAACGTGTTGATGGCCGACGGCTCGGTGCGGATGGTCAACTTCACGCTCGACCTGCCGGTCCACCAAGCCAATGCGTCCATTTCCGGCGGGGAAGTAGCGAGCAATCCGTAG
- a CDS encoding prenyltransferase/squalene oxidase repeat-containing protein, which translates to MTVSTPPIDNAPPVLPAAPPVQADSAPGQRAAVAAAIGKGWAALRNSDQRVPAWLVSMLLHMAVLLTLALWSMPPGGSGRRTLQLSLATASDAPPLPLELLQQPDPLRNDNSQAAEQPTKVPIALAAPPQIADRSPLEPQAPRLDPVAAATAAVAQADDQAIARPLPSGGGLAGRSPQGRQKFGLEYGATPESEAAVEAALRWLANHQRNDGSWSFDLSGKPCNGQCDNPRHNPDRLPAPPTAATGLALLAFLGAGYTHESGPYQEQVDRGLYYLRGQMRPTDFGSDLQLGSMYGHGIATLAIVEAASMTEDAELRLLAEELTLFILAARHPTSSWGYTPGAPGDITLTGWQVMALKGAKRLHISMPTDVFDRCKNYVDSLSPDGGVHFGYREPSEAKTPTAIGLTLQIYLGRSPLHRSQQAGMTQLLDWGPKFQNVYHDYYASLALHHARHPQWDAWQSQVRDHLVRTQAVEGHEAGSWHFKDHYGDVGGRLYTTAMCAMILEVYYRYLPLYSESSEFPL; encoded by the coding sequence ATGACCGTTTCGACCCCTCCTATCGATAACGCTCCTCCGGTTTTGCCGGCTGCGCCCCCGGTCCAAGCCGACTCGGCGCCCGGCCAGCGAGCGGCCGTGGCGGCGGCGATTGGCAAAGGCTGGGCGGCGCTGCGAAACTCTGACCAGCGGGTGCCGGCTTGGCTGGTCAGCATGCTCCTGCACATGGCCGTGTTGCTGACACTGGCCCTGTGGTCGATGCCGCCGGGCGGTTCCGGCCGCCGAACCCTGCAGCTTTCCCTGGCCACCGCGTCGGACGCGCCGCCGCTGCCGTTGGAATTATTACAGCAGCCCGATCCGCTGCGAAACGATAATTCGCAAGCCGCCGAGCAACCGACCAAGGTCCCCATCGCTCTGGCCGCCCCTCCGCAAATCGCCGACCGCTCGCCGCTCGAGCCGCAGGCACCACGCCTCGATCCGGTGGCTGCAGCGACGGCCGCCGTGGCCCAAGCCGACGATCAAGCCATCGCGCGACCGTTGCCAAGTGGAGGCGGTTTGGCCGGCCGATCGCCGCAGGGCCGGCAGAAGTTTGGTCTCGAATATGGCGCCACGCCGGAAAGCGAAGCCGCCGTCGAAGCGGCCTTGCGGTGGCTGGCGAATCATCAACGCAACGATGGCAGTTGGTCCTTTGATCTGTCCGGTAAGCCGTGTAATGGCCAGTGCGATAATCCGCGGCACAATCCCGACCGCTTACCCGCACCGCCCACCGCCGCGACCGGCCTGGCGCTGCTGGCCTTTCTGGGCGCCGGCTACACCCACGAGTCGGGGCCGTATCAGGAGCAGGTCGACCGCGGACTGTATTACCTGCGAGGGCAAATGCGGCCCACGGATTTTGGTTCCGATTTGCAGTTGGGCAGTATGTACGGCCACGGTATCGCCACGCTGGCGATCGTCGAAGCGGCCTCGATGACCGAGGATGCGGAGCTACGTCTGTTGGCTGAAGAGTTGACGCTGTTTATTTTGGCCGCTCGTCACCCTACCAGCAGCTGGGGCTATACGCCGGGCGCGCCGGGCGACATTACGCTGACCGGCTGGCAAGTGATGGCGCTCAAGGGCGCCAAACGGTTGCACATTTCGATGCCCACCGATGTGTTCGATCGCTGCAAAAACTATGTCGATTCACTCTCGCCCGATGGCGGCGTACATTTCGGTTACCGCGAACCGTCGGAGGCGAAAACCCCCACGGCGATCGGACTTACCCTGCAGATCTATCTCGGCCGCTCGCCGCTGCACCGCTCCCAGCAAGCCGGCATGACGCAGTTGTTGGACTGGGGGCCGAAATTCCAAAACGTCTACCACGACTACTATGCCAGCTTGGCCCTGCACCACGCCCGCCATCCGCAGTGGGATGCGTGGCAATCGCAAGTCCGCGATCACCTGGTACGCACGCAAGCCGTGGAGGGCCATGAAGCGGGCAGCTGGCACTTCAAAGACCACTACGGCGACGTTGGCGGACGGCTGTACACCACGGCGATGTGCGCGATGATTCTGGAAGTCTATTACCGCTACCTGCCGTTGTATTCAGAGTCCAGCGAATTTCCGCTGTAG
- a CDS encoding ATPase, T2SS/T4P/T4SS family: MAQSNEQQQEVQLWQTVPPVEFSVVIGNREQQQGLEILARQAPGYPVAAGQVAHALSSRANHILMDFTQQFVAMRYQIDGNWEQLPNLPRDAGDAMLYSLKQVCGLNPADRRSGQEGKCATKYKKAKYFITVQSQGTQTGERALVRLEAEKTPFATLNDLGMRDRMKEQYKQALDTSGGIVLVSAPKGGGLTTTWQVSLEAADRLMRDFQSVEHDQRREPETINVSSNYYGGETGKTAAELLRSMILKEPDVFVLPEIPDEDSLKAILDQVTTNDKHMYTRIVASDAVEAAVKLIAKYRGNAKQIASSLKAVVNQRLARRLCENCRQPFQPSPQLLQQLGIPQGRVGVLYQPYVPPPIEQQVDEKGNPAPIPPCHVCGGRSYIGRVGIFELLQPGPKFRAALLKTQDVNKLREIARAEGHRGLQSEAILTVARGITGLDELKRVFAAK, translated from the coding sequence ATGGCGCAGTCAAACGAGCAACAACAAGAAGTCCAACTATGGCAGACCGTGCCGCCGGTCGAGTTTTCCGTGGTGATCGGAAATCGCGAACAGCAGCAGGGGCTAGAAATCCTGGCCCGTCAGGCACCCGGCTATCCGGTCGCGGCCGGCCAGGTGGCGCACGCCCTCAGCTCGCGGGCCAACCACATCCTGATGGACTTTACGCAGCAATTTGTGGCCATGCGGTATCAGATCGATGGCAACTGGGAACAACTGCCCAACCTGCCCCGCGACGCCGGCGACGCGATGCTGTATTCCCTGAAGCAGGTCTGCGGCCTGAATCCCGCCGACCGTCGCAGCGGTCAGGAAGGCAAGTGCGCGACGAAGTATAAAAAGGCCAAGTACTTTATCACCGTGCAGTCGCAGGGCACCCAGACCGGCGAACGGGCGTTGGTGCGATTGGAAGCGGAGAAAACGCCGTTTGCTACGCTGAACGACCTGGGCATGCGGGACCGCATGAAGGAACAGTACAAGCAGGCACTCGACACGTCCGGGGGCATCGTGTTGGTCAGCGCTCCTAAGGGCGGCGGTCTAACGACCACCTGGCAGGTCTCGCTGGAAGCCGCCGACCGCTTGATGCGCGACTTCCAATCCGTCGAACATGATCAGCGGCGGGAACCCGAAACGATCAATGTCAGCAGCAATTACTACGGCGGAGAGACCGGCAAAACGGCCGCTGAACTGCTCCGCAGCATGATCCTGAAAGAACCGGACGTGTTTGTGCTGCCCGAGATTCCCGACGAAGACTCGCTGAAAGCGATCCTCGATCAGGTGACCACTAACGATAAGCACATGTATACGCGGATCGTTGCCAGCGATGCGGTCGAAGCCGCCGTGAAGCTGATCGCCAAGTACCGCGGCAACGCCAAGCAGATCGCCAGCAGTCTGAAGGCGGTGGTCAATCAACGCTTGGCGCGGCGGCTGTGTGAGAACTGTCGACAGCCCTTCCAGCCCAGCCCGCAATTGTTGCAACAGCTGGGGATTCCCCAAGGCCGCGTGGGCGTGCTGTACCAGCCCTATGTGCCGCCGCCGATCGAACAGCAAGTCGACGAGAAGGGCAATCCCGCACCGATTCCACCCTGTCATGTGTGTGGCGGACGCAGCTACATCGGACGTGTGGGAATTTTTGAGTTGTTGCAGCCCGGGCCGAAGTTTCGCGCCGCGTTGCTGAAGACGCAGGATGTGAACAAGCTCCGCGAGATCGCCCGCGCCGAAGGCCATCGCGGCTTGCAGAGCGAAGCCATCTTGACGGTCGCCCGCGGCATCACCGGTCTGGATGAACTAAAACGCGTCTTCGCGGCGAAGTAA
- a CDS encoding type IV pilus twitching motility protein PilT translates to MAHAAKAPQQPAPSAEGGPEAVVRRLKESLLEKREPLEVDKIFRALVKLEGSDLHMKVGRPPMVRVRGELKPLNRPPIDNQEMIDLLVPMMDERNLIIFEQEGGADFAYVCDVDGESWRFRVNLLKQLGKIGMVARRISNFIPDFKGLYLPPSVETLCHFEQGMILLAGVTGSGKSTTIGSMLNYINTLYRKHILTLEDPIEFVYTEDKCLINQREIGQDVVDFGVGMKHAVREDPDIILVGELRDEETFMTAIHAAETGHLVFGTIHAASASTTIGRILDLFPEEMHGAIRSAIAFNMKGIVAQKLLKSIKPGVPRVPTCEIMTFTPMVRKLVLEGHDNKLPDAIRIGAEDGMQDFTMSLKQLIDDELIDRPTAFAVAPNKDALKMALKGIDVKAPGII, encoded by the coding sequence ATGGCTCATGCCGCCAAAGCCCCCCAGCAACCTGCGCCCTCGGCCGAGGGTGGACCCGAAGCGGTCGTGCGGCGTCTGAAGGAGAGCTTGCTGGAAAAACGCGAGCCGCTGGAAGTCGACAAGATCTTCCGGGCCCTGGTCAAACTCGAGGGCTCCGACCTGCACATGAAAGTGGGCCGGCCGCCGATGGTCCGCGTCCGCGGCGAACTGAAACCGCTCAACCGGCCGCCGATCGACAACCAAGAAATGATTGATCTGTTGGTCCCGATGATGGACGAACGCAATCTGATTATCTTCGAGCAGGAAGGCGGCGCCGACTTTGCCTACGTCTGTGACGTCGATGGCGAATCCTGGCGATTTCGCGTCAACCTGCTGAAACAGCTCGGCAAAATCGGCATGGTGGCTCGTCGCATCAGCAACTTCATCCCCGACTTCAAAGGCTTGTACCTGCCGCCCAGCGTGGAGACGTTGTGCCACTTCGAACAGGGCATGATCCTACTGGCCGGGGTCACCGGGTCGGGCAAAAGTACCACCATCGGTTCGATGTTGAACTACATCAATACCCTGTACCGCAAACACATCCTGACGCTGGAAGACCCGATCGAATTTGTTTACACCGAAGACAAATGTTTGATCAACCAGCGTGAAATCGGCCAGGACGTGGTCGATTTTGGCGTCGGCATGAAGCACGCCGTGCGTGAAGACCCGGATATCATTCTGGTTGGAGAATTGCGTGACGAAGAAACCTTTATGACGGCCATTCACGCCGCCGAAACCGGGCACTTGGTATTCGGCACGATCCACGCCGCCAGTGCCTCGACCACGATCGGCCGTATCCTGGACTTGTTTCCAGAAGAAATGCACGGCGCCATCCGCTCGGCGATCGCCTTTAACATGAAGGGCATCGTGGCTCAGAAATTGTTGAAAAGCATCAAGCCGGGCGTGCCGCGGGTACCGACTTGTGAAATCATGACCTTCACTCCGATGGTCCGCAAACTGGTGCTGGAAGGTCACGACAACAAACTGCCCGATGCGATCCGCATCGGGGCCGAAGACGGCATGCAGGACTTTACGATGAGTCTCAAGCAGTTGATCGACGACGAACTGATCGACCGGCCAACCGCCTTTGCTGTGGCACCGAACAAAGACGCGTTGAAGATGGCGCTCAAAGGCATCGACGTGAAAGCACCGGGGATTATTTAG
- the hisF gene encoding imidazole glycerol phosphate synthase subunit HisF, which produces MLAKRVIPCLDVAEGRVVKGTNFVNLRDAGDPVEVAQRYEAEGADELVFLDITASHEQRDIMIDVVRRTAEQIFMPLTVGGGIRSIEDVRALLSAGSDKVSINSTACTDPQFVRRAAERFGSQCIVVNIDPKRVQRDGREVWEVHINGGRKPTGLEAVAWAQEVEALGAGEIVLTSMDADGTCDGYDLEITSAISDAVSIPVVASGGAGKPEHLAEAILKGKADAALAASIFHFGHFTIEQTKRIMRDAGVPVRL; this is translated from the coding sequence ATGCTTGCCAAACGTGTTATACCCTGTCTGGATGTGGCCGAGGGACGCGTCGTCAAAGGCACGAATTTTGTCAATTTGCGGGACGCCGGCGATCCGGTCGAGGTGGCGCAGCGGTACGAAGCAGAGGGCGCCGACGAACTGGTGTTTTTGGACATCACGGCCAGTCACGAACAACGCGACATCATGATCGACGTGGTGCGGCGGACGGCCGAGCAGATTTTTATGCCGCTGACCGTCGGCGGCGGGATCCGTTCGATCGAAGACGTCAGGGCTCTGTTATCGGCCGGCAGCGACAAAGTCTCGATCAATTCCACCGCTTGCACCGACCCGCAATTTGTGCGGCGGGCGGCCGAACGCTTTGGCAGTCAGTGCATCGTCGTCAATATCGACCCCAAACGCGTGCAGCGTGACGGTCGTGAGGTTTGGGAGGTCCATATCAATGGGGGGCGTAAACCCACTGGATTGGAAGCCGTCGCTTGGGCTCAGGAGGTGGAAGCTTTAGGGGCTGGTGAGATTGTGTTGACTAGTATGGATGCCGACGGCACCTGCGACGGATACGACCTGGAAATTACTTCGGCGATCAGTGATGCGGTGTCGATTCCAGTGGTGGCCAGTGGTGGGGCGGGCAAGCCCGAGCATTTGGCCGAGGCGATTTTGAAGGGAAAAGCCGACGCGGCGCTGGCCGCCAGCATCTTCCACTTCGGACACTTTACAATAGAGCAAACCAAACGAATTATGCGGGACGCCGGCGTCCCGGTTCGTCTATAG
- a CDS encoding fructosamine kinase family protein has product MTSLNTPSVLRAADLAGRTVAHIQPLGGGCISATARWRLDDGRELMVKSDHADRRNMLQAEAQGLRALAAAQTIRVPRVVAEGQDDSSGQAFLVSEFVRSTTLTADPAARNNFFTRFAQQLADLHRPPTDGEGAGEEKTFGWRTDNFIGATAQANTPHRSWADFFASQRLEPQLQLARQHNLASPRLIRNIQRILAQLDSLLAGHDEPPALIHGDLWSGNYLCDEDHQPVLIDPAVYRADREAEFGMLQLFGSCPRRFYEAYQEAYPLSDGWQQRTQLYQLYHLLNHLNLFGGGYLQQCEALAQKIG; this is encoded by the coding sequence GTGACCAGTTTAAACACCCCCAGCGTCCTGCGCGCCGCGGACCTCGCGGGGCGAACCGTCGCACACATCCAACCGCTCGGCGGCGGCTGTATCTCCGCCACCGCCCGCTGGCGCTTGGATGATGGCCGCGAACTGATGGTCAAATCCGACCACGCCGACCGGCGGAACATGCTGCAAGCCGAAGCCCAAGGGCTCCGCGCCCTGGCCGCCGCACAGACGATTCGCGTCCCCCGAGTCGTGGCGGAAGGGCAGGACGACAGCAGCGGGCAAGCGTTTTTGGTCAGCGAATTTGTCCGCAGCACCACGCTGACGGCCGACCCGGCGGCCCGCAATAACTTCTTCACCCGCTTCGCCCAACAACTGGCCGACCTGCATCGCCCCCCCACCGATGGCGAGGGTGCCGGTGAGGAAAAAACCTTTGGCTGGCGGACAGACAATTTCATCGGAGCAACCGCACAGGCGAACACGCCCCATCGCTCTTGGGCCGATTTTTTTGCCAGCCAGCGATTGGAACCCCAGCTGCAACTAGCCCGGCAGCACAACCTCGCCTCGCCGCGTTTGATCCGCAACATCCAACGCATCCTCGCCCAATTGGATTCATTGTTGGCGGGCCACGACGAACCGCCGGCCCTGATCCACGGGGATCTGTGGAGCGGTAATTATTTATGCGACGAAGACCACCAGCCCGTGCTGATCGACCCGGCCGTGTATCGAGCCGACCGCGAAGCCGAGTTTGGCATGCTGCAGCTGTTCGGCAGCTGCCCCCGCCGGTTTTACGAAGCCTACCAGGAAGCCTATCCGCTCTCGGACGGCTGGCAGCAGCGGACGCAACTGTATCAGCTGTACCACCTGCTGAACCATCTGAACCTGTTCGGCGGCGGTTACCTGCAGCAGTGTGAAGCGCTGGCCCAAAAAATCGGATAG
- a CDS encoding Gfo/Idh/MocA family oxidoreductase: MPFPKENRRHFLKTTAGLGAAATVPYFFSQEKTLADETQSKNDRIPIGLIGAGGMGRGNMRAASKWVDVVAIADVDQSRLQQANKQLSGGKADLYADYQEILDRDDIKVLHIATPDHWHTKPLIEAMRAGKDIYCEKPMTLTIDEGKLIRKVQQETGRIVQVGTQQRSTFHLFTKAMAMVNEGRLGRIHRVQAAIGGAPTSRAIPVAEIPEGLDWDRWLGPAPKVDYRKEGKATNCHYEFRWWYEYSGGKLTDWGAHHVDIAKWALELNGQKGGPLSIGGTAEHPVEFDENGYPKQNDRYNTATRFNFNVAFPGGTEMVIRNDTDNGVLIEGEKGRIFVNRGKLVGGPVEALKDNPLPEDAISKVYKGLPMEENERRAHWACFLHCHKSGQEPISDVHSHMRMLNICHLAGISARLGGRTLKWDDGNEQIVGDEQANSMLARKYREGYEINS; this comes from the coding sequence ATGCCGTTTCCCAAAGAAAACCGACGTCATTTTCTCAAAACCACCGCCGGCCTGGGGGCTGCGGCCACGGTCCCGTACTTCTTTTCCCAGGAAAAGACGCTGGCTGACGAAACCCAATCCAAGAACGACCGCATTCCAATCGGCTTGATCGGTGCCGGCGGGATGGGACGCGGCAATATGCGAGCGGCCTCGAAATGGGTCGACGTGGTGGCCATCGCCGACGTGGACCAAAGCCGCTTGCAGCAAGCCAATAAGCAGTTGAGCGGCGGCAAGGCGGATCTGTACGCCGACTACCAGGAGATCCTGGATCGTGACGACATCAAAGTCCTGCACATCGCCACGCCCGACCACTGGCACACCAAACCGCTGATCGAAGCCATGCGGGCCGGCAAGGACATCTACTGCGAAAAGCCGATGACGTTGACGATCGACGAAGGCAAATTGATTCGCAAAGTCCAACAGGAAACCGGTCGCATCGTCCAGGTCGGCACCCAACAGCGAAGCACCTTCCACCTGTTTACCAAAGCCATGGCGATGGTCAACGAAGGCCGCTTGGGCCGCATCCACCGGGTGCAAGCCGCCATCGGCGGAGCGCCGACTAGTCGCGCGATTCCGGTCGCTGAAATTCCCGAAGGTCTGGATTGGGATCGCTGGTTGGGCCCCGCCCCCAAAGTCGACTACCGCAAGGAAGGCAAAGCCACCAACTGCCACTACGAATTCCGTTGGTGGTACGAGTACAGCGGCGGCAAACTGACCGACTGGGGTGCTCACCATGTCGATATCGCTAAATGGGCCTTGGAATTGAACGGCCAAAAAGGCGGTCCTTTGTCGATCGGCGGGACGGCCGAACATCCGGTCGAATTCGACGAAAACGGCTACCCCAAACAGAACGATCGCTACAACACGGCGACCCGTTTTAACTTCAACGTCGCCTTCCCGGGCGGCACGGAAATGGTGATCCGCAACGACACCGACAACGGTGTGTTGATCGAAGGCGAAAAGGGAAGAATCTTCGTTAACCGTGGCAAGTTGGTCGGCGGTCCCGTGGAAGCGTTGAAAGACAATCCGCTGCCGGAAGACGCCATCAGCAAGGTCTACAAGGGCTTGCCGATGGAAGAAAACGAACGCCGCGCCCATTGGGCCTGCTTCCTGCATTGCCACAAATCGGGTCAGGAACCGATCTCCGATGTGCACTCACACATGCGGATGCTGAATATCTGCCACTTGGCGGGAATCTCGGCACGGCTCGGCGGCCGGACGTTGAAGTGGGACGACGGCAACGAGCAGATCGTGGGCGACGAGCAAGCCAACAGCATGCTGGCCCGCAAGTACCGCGAAGGCTACGAAATCAATTCGTAG